In one window of Streptomyces griseus subsp. griseus DNA:
- a CDS encoding RNA polymerase sigma factor RpoD/SigA produces the protein MATRAVARRSSTTSGGTDRASSVRAVGGEIADRDLVGMYLDEIARTPLLDAAKEVDLSQSIEAGVYAQQILDGEVESDAGGAKREELEALVAEGERAKDIFIRSNLRLVVAVARRYPRAGLPLLDLIQEGNAGLVRAVEKFDYAKGFKFSTYATWWIRQAITRSIADQSRTIRLPVHLVEELGRIRRVQREFNRENGRDPEHAEIAAELDSNAERVSNVLDWARDPVSLNMSVDDNGDTQFGDLLEDTSAVSPEQSVMTLLRSEELEDLIGKLDNRTASIIKMRYGIEDGRERTLTEVGKQHGLTRERIRQIEKHALLELKRMAHDTGFDAAA, from the coding sequence ATGGCAACCCGTGCCGTCGCCCGTCGTTCGTCCACCACCTCCGGTGGGACCGACCGGGCAAGCAGTGTTCGCGCCGTGGGCGGGGAAATCGCCGATCGCGACCTGGTCGGCATGTACCTGGACGAGATCGCTCGCACGCCGCTTCTCGACGCCGCCAAGGAAGTCGACCTCTCCCAGTCCATCGAGGCGGGCGTCTACGCCCAGCAGATCCTCGACGGCGAGGTGGAGAGCGACGCGGGCGGCGCGAAGCGTGAAGAGCTGGAGGCGCTGGTCGCCGAGGGCGAGCGCGCCAAGGACATATTCATCCGTTCCAACCTCCGCCTCGTCGTTGCCGTGGCCCGCCGCTACCCGCGCGCGGGGCTGCCCCTGCTGGACCTGATCCAGGAGGGCAACGCGGGCCTGGTGCGCGCGGTCGAGAAGTTCGACTACGCCAAGGGCTTCAAGTTCTCCACGTACGCGACGTGGTGGATCCGGCAGGCCATCACCCGGTCCATAGCGGACCAGTCGCGCACGATCCGGCTCCCCGTCCACCTGGTGGAGGAGCTCGGCCGGATCCGCCGGGTCCAGCGCGAGTTCAACCGGGAGAACGGGCGCGATCCCGAGCACGCGGAGATCGCCGCCGAGCTGGACTCCAATGCCGAGCGCGTGAGCAACGTGCTGGACTGGGCCCGCGACCCGGTCAGCCTCAACATGTCGGTCGACGACAACGGCGACACCCAGTTCGGCGACCTGCTGGAGGACACCTCCGCCGTCTCGCCCGAGCAGTCGGTGATGACCCTCCTGCGCAGCGAGGAGCTGGAGGACCTGATCGGCAAGCTCGACAACAGGACGGCCTCCATCATCAAGATGAGGTACGGCATCGAGGACGGGCGCGAGCGGACGCTGACCGAAGTGGGCAAGCAGCACGGCCTGACACGGGAGCGGATCCGCCAGATAGAGAAGCACGCACTACTCGAATTGAAGCGAATGGCTCACGACACGGGCTTTGACGCTGCGGCGTGA
- a CDS encoding questin oxidase family protein, with amino-acid sequence MTDTQRNHVDTSGTLDEALERIHLSGPERDGWLSNHAPMAVEALVRRGQAPAAHRWLDNYRPRLEDMPGSVAPVTGRNWQEALGDIDRVADWTAFFERETADRPWRTVLAEWWPRLLPGIAGGATHGVIRVGHSVRTLLAGEETEPRVRELAHALGYWAARHQPLPALERLAPAPDAAAALERVPLIADQDGEMLARLGRLTGFPDWPGQTPEEPEAARTAIEELVRAATHRYATHGHAAPIMLVHSATAPNAVLRTLPALPGALWVPSLHAAWAASATVTAAYGPREAVPVTAPTGAQDPQEVFERAAAHGDDHTIKFTDTALDVGDAAALVAAGRAMELNTPAW; translated from the coding sequence ATGACGGACACTCAGCGCAACCATGTGGACACTTCGGGCACCCTTGACGAGGCCCTGGAACGCATCCATCTGTCGGGCCCGGAGCGCGACGGCTGGCTCAGCAACCACGCCCCGATGGCGGTCGAGGCCCTGGTGCGGCGCGGGCAGGCACCGGCGGCACACCGCTGGCTGGACAACTACCGGCCCCGGCTGGAGGACATGCCCGGCTCCGTCGCGCCGGTCACCGGCCGGAACTGGCAGGAGGCCCTCGGCGACATCGACCGCGTCGCCGACTGGACGGCGTTCTTCGAGCGGGAGACCGCCGACCGGCCCTGGCGTACCGTCCTCGCCGAGTGGTGGCCCCGGCTGCTGCCCGGCATCGCGGGCGGCGCCACCCACGGTGTGATCCGGGTCGGCCACTCCGTGCGCACCCTGCTGGCGGGCGAGGAGACCGAGCCGCGCGTACGGGAGCTCGCCCACGCCCTCGGCTACTGGGCCGCCCGCCACCAGCCGCTGCCCGCCCTGGAGCGCCTCGCCCCGGCCCCCGACGCGGCGGCCGCCCTGGAGCGGGTGCCGCTCATCGCCGACCAGGACGGCGAGATGCTGGCCCGGCTCGGCCGGCTCACCGGCTTCCCCGACTGGCCGGGGCAGACCCCGGAGGAGCCGGAGGCGGCCCGTACCGCGATCGAGGAGCTCGTCCGGGCCGCCACCCACCGTTACGCCACCCATGGCCACGCCGCACCGATCATGCTGGTCCACTCGGCGACCGCCCCCAACGCGGTCCTGCGCACCCTGCCCGCGCTCCCCGGCGCCCTGTGGGTGCCGAGCCTGCACGCGGCCTGGGCGGCGAGCGCCACGGTGACCGCCGCCTACGGGCCCCGCGAGGCGGTGCCGGTCACGGCCCCCACGGGCGCGCAGGACCCGCAGGAGGTGTTCGAGCGGGCGGCGGCACACGGCGACGACCACACGATCAAGTTCACCGACACGGCCCTGGACGTGGGTGACGCGGCAGCCCTCGTGGCCGCCGGGCGCGCGATGGAACTGAACACCCCGGCCTGGTGA
- a CDS encoding dioxygenase: protein MTVTAERMPALYLSHGAPPLADDPVWPGQLAAWSATLPRPRAILMVSAHWEEAPLALGAVQPVPLVHDFWGFPEHYYRVRYDAPGAPQLADSVRKLLRGPGAPVQDIPDRGLDHGAYVPLVEMFPDADIPVLQISMPTLDPQELMAIGRRLAPLRDEGVLIVGSGFFTHNLAALRHPGGGVPGWSTEFDDWGDRALRAQDIDALLDFEHTSPAGKLAHPRTEHFAPLFVTLGAAEEELGQGRSVIDGFWMGLAKRSVQFG, encoded by the coding sequence ATGACAGTCACCGCGGAGCGCATGCCCGCCCTCTACCTCTCGCACGGCGCCCCGCCGCTCGCCGACGACCCGGTCTGGCCCGGCCAGCTCGCCGCCTGGTCCGCCACGCTGCCGCGCCCCCGCGCGATCCTGATGGTCTCCGCCCACTGGGAGGAGGCCCCGCTCGCGCTCGGTGCCGTCCAGCCGGTCCCGCTGGTCCACGACTTCTGGGGATTCCCCGAGCACTACTACCGCGTGCGGTACGACGCCCCCGGCGCCCCGCAGCTCGCCGACAGCGTCCGCAAACTGCTGCGCGGACCCGGTGCGCCGGTCCAGGACATCCCGGACCGGGGGCTGGACCACGGCGCCTACGTACCGCTGGTGGAGATGTTCCCGGACGCCGACATCCCCGTACTCCAGATCTCCATGCCAACCCTCGACCCGCAGGAGCTGATGGCCATCGGGCGACGGCTCGCCCCGCTGCGCGACGAGGGCGTGCTGATCGTCGGCAGCGGCTTCTTCACCCACAACCTGGCCGCCCTGCGCCACCCGGGCGGCGGGGTCCCCGGCTGGTCCACGGAGTTCGACGACTGGGGCGACCGCGCGCTGCGGGCCCAGGACATCGACGCCCTGCTGGACTTCGAGCACACGTCCCCCGCCGGGAAGCTGGCCCACCCCCGCACCGAGCACTTCGCCCCGCTCTTCGTGACGCTGGGCGCCGCCGAGGAGGAGCTGGGCCAGGGGCGGAGCGTCATCGACGGCTTCTGGATGGGGCTGGCCAAGCGCTCGGTGCAGTTCGGCTGA
- a CDS encoding MarR family winged helix-turn-helix transcriptional regulator has product MEYMTTASTASTGATRWLTDEEQRVWRAYLHATTLLEDHLDRQLQRDAGMPHIYYGLLVQLSQAPRRRMRMTELARNVKITRSRLSHAIARLEKNGWVRREECPSDKRGQNAVLTDDGYAMLGRSAPGHVDAVRQALFDRLTPEQVHSLGDIMGVLASGLEPEGRDADLPWLR; this is encoded by the coding sequence GTGGAGTACATGACCACCGCATCCACGGCATCCACCGGCGCGACACGCTGGCTCACCGACGAGGAGCAGCGCGTCTGGCGCGCCTATCTGCATGCCACCACGCTGCTGGAGGACCACCTCGACCGCCAGTTGCAGCGGGATGCGGGCATGCCCCACATCTATTACGGACTGCTCGTCCAGCTCTCCCAGGCGCCCCGGCGCCGGATGCGGATGACCGAGCTCGCCAGGAACGTGAAGATCACCCGCTCCCGGCTCTCGCACGCCATCGCCCGGCTGGAGAAGAACGGCTGGGTGCGGCGCGAGGAGTGCCCCTCGGACAAGCGCGGCCAGAACGCGGTGCTCACCGACGACGGCTACGCGATGCTCGGCCGTTCGGCACCCGGCCATGTCGACGCCGTACGGCAGGCGCTGTTCGACCGGCTGACGCCCGAGCAGGTGCACAGCCTCGGCGACATCATGGGGGTGCTCGCCTCGGGGCTGGAGCCGGAGGGCAGGGACGCGGATCTGCCCTGGCTCCGCTGA
- a CDS encoding MFS transporter: MAKTADTPLSRTAGTGLPDPSRWKALAFIALAQLMVVLDATIVNIALPSAQTDLGISEGNKQWVITAYALAFGGLLLFGGRIADLWGRKRTFVVGLIGFALASALGGAAQNEAMMFGSRALQGVFGALLAPAALSLLAVMFTDAKERAKAFGIYGAIAGGGGAVGLILGGFLTEYLNWRWTFFVNIPFAVIAAAGAYFVIREPSGSRNRSALDIPGVVLSTLGLVALVYGFTRAESAGWSNGLTITMFIAAAALLLAFVVTESRVKSPLLPLRVLTERNRGGVYLSLGLAIIAMFGLFLFLTYYLQVVKGYSPVRTGFAFLPMIAGMITGSTQIGTRLMTRVPPRLLMGPGFLVAAVGMLLLTQLDLNTSYAAVILPGMLLLGLGMGTAFMPAMSLATHGIEPRDAGVASAMVNTSQQVGGAIGTALLNTIAAGATTAYIADNAARATDPKLLELQAMVSGFASAIWWAVGILVLASAIAVTLINTGRPGTGTGGGASGGNTEGAEGAEDEFRIPVVAH; the protein is encoded by the coding sequence ATGGCAAAAACCGCTGACACCCCGCTGTCGAGAACCGCAGGCACCGGGCTTCCCGATCCCAGCCGATGGAAGGCCCTGGCCTTCATCGCGCTCGCCCAGCTGATGGTCGTCCTCGACGCGACCATCGTGAACATCGCCCTGCCCTCCGCCCAGACCGACCTCGGCATCTCCGAGGGCAACAAGCAGTGGGTCATCACCGCCTACGCGCTCGCCTTCGGTGGTCTGCTCCTCTTCGGTGGCCGGATCGCCGACCTCTGGGGGCGCAAGCGCACCTTCGTCGTCGGCCTGATCGGCTTCGCGCTGGCCTCCGCGCTCGGCGGGGCCGCCCAGAACGAGGCGATGATGTTCGGCTCCCGGGCCCTGCAAGGTGTCTTCGGCGCCCTGCTCGCCCCGGCGGCCCTCTCGCTGCTCGCCGTGATGTTCACCGACGCCAAGGAGCGCGCCAAGGCCTTCGGTATCTACGGGGCCATCGCCGGTGGCGGTGGCGCGGTCGGGCTGATCCTCGGCGGCTTCCTCACCGAGTACCTGAACTGGCGCTGGACGTTCTTCGTCAACATCCCGTTCGCCGTGATCGCCGCCGCGGGCGCGTACTTCGTCATCCGTGAGCCCTCCGGTTCGCGCAACCGCTCGGCGCTGGACATCCCCGGTGTCGTGCTCTCCACGCTCGGCCTGGTCGCCCTGGTCTACGGCTTCACCCGCGCCGAGTCGGCCGGCTGGTCGAACGGCCTGACGATCACCATGTTCATCGCGGCCGCCGCGCTGCTGCTGGCCTTCGTCGTGACCGAGTCGCGCGTGAAGTCGCCGCTGCTGCCGCTGCGCGTGCTGACCGAGCGCAACCGCGGCGGGGTCTACCTCTCGCTGGGGCTCGCCATCATCGCGATGTTCGGGCTGTTCCTCTTCCTGACCTACTACCTCCAGGTCGTGAAGGGCTACTCCCCGGTCAGGACCGGCTTCGCCTTCCTCCCGATGATCGCGGGCATGATCACCGGCTCCACCCAGATCGGCACCCGGCTGATGACCCGGGTCCCGCCCCGGCTGCTGATGGGCCCCGGCTTCCTGGTCGCCGCCGTCGGCATGCTGCTCCTCACGCAGCTGGACCTGAACACCAGCTACGCGGCCGTCATCCTGCCCGGCATGCTGCTGCTCGGCCTCGGGATGGGTACGGCGTTCATGCCGGCCATGTCCCTGGCCACGCACGGCATCGAGCCGCGTGACGCGGGGGTCGCCTCCGCGATGGTCAACACCTCGCAGCAGGTCGGCGGCGCCATCGGCACCGCTCTGCTGAACACCATCGCGGCCGGCGCCACCACCGCGTACATCGCCGACAACGCGGCCCGCGCCACGGACCCGAAGCTCCTGGAGCTCCAGGCCATGGTCAGCGGTTTCGCCAGCGCGATCTGGTGGGCGGTGGGCATCCTCGTCCTCGCCTCCGCGATCGCGGTCACGCTGATCAACACCGGCCGCCCGGGAACGGGCACCGGCGGGGGCGCGTCCGGCGGGAACACGGAGGGCGCCGAGGGCGCCGAGGATGAGTTCCGGATCCCGGTCGTCGCCCACTGA
- a CDS encoding TetR/AcrR family transcriptional regulator, with protein METAADTAAPAARRRTPRPRADALRNRERIVTAARELFVELGPDVPLDDVARRAGVGNATLYRNFPDRAALTHEVVLAVTSRTTRRAEEATAAEADPFAALSRFVHAAADERIGALCPMLSGVFDKDHPDLLAERDRLEAAVEGLVSRAMSAGRLRTDIAVGDVLVALSQLTRPLPGIACLDIDRFTHRHLQLFLDGLEAPARSVLPGSAATLENLRRRD; from the coding sequence GTGGAGACCGCCGCAGACACCGCCGCACCGGCAGCCCGGCGCCGTACGCCCCGACCGAGGGCCGACGCGCTGCGCAACCGTGAGCGGATCGTCACGGCCGCACGTGAGCTGTTCGTCGAGCTCGGGCCGGATGTGCCTCTCGACGACGTCGCACGGCGGGCCGGTGTCGGCAACGCCACGCTCTACCGGAACTTCCCCGACCGTGCCGCCCTGACCCATGAGGTCGTGCTCGCGGTCACCTCCCGCACCACTCGCCGGGCCGAGGAGGCCACCGCGGCGGAGGCCGACCCGTTCGCCGCGCTCAGCCGCTTCGTGCACGCGGCCGCCGACGAACGGATCGGCGCCCTCTGCCCGATGCTCTCCGGCGTCTTCGACAAGGACCACCCCGACCTGCTCGCCGAGCGCGACCGCCTCGAAGCGGCGGTCGAGGGGCTCGTGTCGCGCGCCATGTCCGCGGGGCGGCTGCGCACCGACATCGCCGTCGGTGACGTACTCGTCGCCCTCTCCCAGCTCACCCGGCCCCTGCCCGGCATCGCCTGCCTGGACATCGACCGGTTCACCCACCGCCATCTGCAGCTGTTCCTGGACGGACTGGAAGCCCCGGCCCGCTCCGTACTGCCCGGATCGGCGGCCACCCTCGAAAACCTGAGGCGCCGCGACTGA
- a CDS encoding M6 family metalloprotease domain-containing protein, whose product MQQPRHRIRSHRRPIALAGATALVIAAMASASTTLPGAGKATAGPAATAEDSAVAPCRIATTMGVQMSLGMPTPPGYARSTGEIRALNLMIDFPDAEATEPAVDRFAEFFPQTSDWFTTSSYGRLDYRPEAPVKEWLRMPMPFTEYGIERGSPFEPGYRQLVKDLVAAADPLVDFSAYDLVNVLVTPNAGPSALDTVLSVTFSGNDDAPTADGVPLSNTSFVYSRQDDGSGSYAQTGYRVLPHENGHVFGLPDLYTMEGGGSVGHWDIMSEDWGANNDFLGWHKWKLGWLDNEQISCASRPGVSEHTLGPLATEGGTKLAFVPLSAQSGYAVEVRTADGNDEAVCRPGVLIYKVSSDVDTGQGPVSVADATQDSGGCTRRPNVHAELSDAPFRPGQTFTDRANGVRIAVLDEDGEGNYRVRITRP is encoded by the coding sequence ATGCAGCAGCCCCGCCACCGGATACGCAGTCACCGCCGCCCCATCGCCCTGGCCGGAGCGACCGCCCTGGTCATAGCCGCGATGGCGTCGGCGAGCACCACGCTCCCGGGGGCCGGAAAGGCCACGGCGGGCCCGGCGGCCACCGCCGAGGACTCCGCGGTCGCCCCCTGCCGGATCGCCACGACCATGGGCGTCCAGATGTCGCTGGGCATGCCCACCCCGCCCGGCTACGCCCGCTCCACAGGCGAGATCAGGGCGCTCAACCTGATGATCGACTTCCCGGACGCGGAGGCCACGGAACCGGCGGTGGACCGGTTCGCGGAGTTCTTCCCGCAGACCTCCGACTGGTTCACGACCAGCTCCTACGGCCGCCTCGACTACCGCCCCGAGGCCCCCGTCAAGGAGTGGCTCCGGATGCCGATGCCGTTCACGGAGTACGGGATAGAGCGCGGCTCACCGTTCGAGCCGGGCTACCGCCAGTTGGTCAAGGACCTCGTCGCGGCCGCCGACCCGCTGGTGGACTTCTCGGCGTACGACCTGGTCAATGTCCTCGTCACCCCGAACGCGGGCCCCTCCGCGCTGGACACCGTGCTCTCGGTGACCTTCTCCGGCAACGACGACGCCCCGACGGCGGACGGCGTGCCCCTCTCCAACACGTCGTTCGTCTACAGCCGCCAGGACGACGGCTCGGGGTCGTACGCACAGACGGGCTACCGCGTCCTGCCGCACGAGAACGGCCATGTCTTCGGCCTGCCCGACCTCTACACGATGGAGGGCGGCGGCTCGGTGGGGCACTGGGACATCATGTCCGAGGACTGGGGCGCCAACAACGACTTCCTGGGCTGGCACAAGTGGAAGCTCGGCTGGCTGGACAACGAGCAGATCAGCTGCGCCTCGCGGCCCGGCGTCAGCGAGCACACGCTCGGCCCGCTGGCCACCGAGGGCGGCACCAAGCTCGCCTTCGTGCCGCTGAGCGCCCAGTCCGGCTACGCCGTGGAGGTCCGCACGGCCGACGGCAACGACGAGGCGGTCTGCCGCCCCGGGGTGCTGATCTACAAGGTCAGCTCCGACGTGGACACCGGCCAGGGCCCGGTCTCGGTCGCCGACGCCACCCAGGACAGCGGCGGCTGCACCCGGCGTCCCAATGTGCACGCGGAACTGTCGGACGCGCCGTTCCGCCCGGGCCAGACGTTCACGGACCGGGCCAACGGCGTACGGATAGCGGTGCTGGACGAGGACGGGGAGGGGAACTACCGGGTGCGGATCACTCGGCCGTGA
- a CDS encoding AMP-binding protein translates to MVRGERGTLEYADGPRTLREFVETTWAYGDSPFLLDGERHFSYGEFFAAASALAVRLSERYGLRPGDRAVVAMRNLPEWQIAFWAAQLAGLIAVPLDARWSGAALRPVLEDCEPGVLLVDGERLERVGEWARRAGVRTVLFREEGRFPGGAGVQRYEDFPAPDPLAAPPDVEPRPEDDSVILYAAGTKGAVTTHLAQAGAALDARYRAAASALARGALPGTGPVPDTPVTLPFPHPAAFADVYGAMAAGGTLTLGEAGGAEGAESIPYGLDPTPVTESKVVSALGDPLPDGEKGELWLRGQSLPRGYWRAPAADAFHDGWFRTGDLAVRPRDGSGRGVVVVGRGEGAARPLTAE, encoded by the coding sequence GTGGTCCGGGGCGAGCGGGGAACCCTGGAGTACGCCGACGGGCCGCGCACGCTGCGGGAGTTCGTGGAGACGACGTGGGCCTACGGTGACTCCCCCTTCCTCCTCGACGGTGAACGCCATTTCTCGTACGGGGAGTTCTTCGCCGCCGCCTCCGCCCTGGCCGTCCGGCTGAGCGAACGGTACGGGCTGCGCCCTGGCGACCGGGCCGTCGTGGCGATGCGGAACCTCCCGGAGTGGCAGATCGCCTTCTGGGCTGCCCAGTTGGCCGGGCTCATCGCCGTACCACTCGACGCCCGGTGGTCCGGGGCCGCCCTCCGTCCCGTACTGGAGGACTGCGAGCCCGGGGTGCTGCTCGTCGATGGGGAGCGGCTGGAGCGGGTGGGGGAGTGGGCCCGGCGGGCCGGGGTGCGGACCGTCCTGTTCCGGGAGGAGGGGCGGTTCCCGGGCGGGGCGGGCGTTCAGCGGTACGAGGACTTCCCCGCGCCCGACCCGCTGGCCGCGCCGCCCGATGTGGAGCCCAGGCCCGAGGACGATTCCGTGATCCTTTACGCCGCCGGCACCAAGGGCGCGGTGACCACCCATCTCGCCCAGGCCGGGGCCGCACTCGACGCCCGCTACCGGGCTGCCGCCTCCGCGTTGGCGCGGGGGGCACTTCCGGGGACGGGGCCCGTCCCGGACACCCCGGTCACGCTCCCGTTCCCCCATCCCGCCGCGTTCGCCGACGTCTACGGGGCGATGGCCGCAGGGGGCACGCTCACGCTCGGGGAAGCGGGCGGAGCGGAGGGCGCGGAGAGCATTCCGTACGGCCTGGACCCCACCCCCGTTACCGAGTCCAAGGTCGTCTCGGCCCTCGGCGACCCGCTCCCCGACGGTGAGAAGGGCGAGCTGTGGCTGCGCGGGCAGTCGCTCCCGCGCGGCTACTGGCGGGCCCCGGCCGCCGACGCGTTCCACGACGGCTGGTTCCGTACGGGCGACCTCGCCGTGCGGCCCAGGGACGGGAGCGGGCGCGGGGTCGTGGTGGTCGGGCGGGGCGAGGGGGCGGCTCGGCCCCTCACGGCCGAGTGA
- a CDS encoding helix-turn-helix transcriptional regulator: protein MLEALGLEPDVEAVYRLLLAQPEWSVQQIAQQLDVESGRVRAALDVLAELHLLQRDTEGKQLLPVSPDVGLGILVNRHDLELRSRLRRLESARASVAAIVDQYGGKRHAPEIVQQLHGVETVRRRLEQLAETARKECLSFFPGGAQRPDTMESSKPLDQMALERGVSLRTLYQDSIRNDPDTYEYVRWLSTLGAETRTVPTLPMLMVLVDREVALVPIDPEDGRQGALEIRSRGVVEVLHVLFTRFWDSGMPWHEQDGPDTVGLSRRERELMYLLASGHTDEAIAKKLGVSLRTVRRTVSGLMARLEARSRFEAGVLAARAGWLS from the coding sequence TTGCTCGAAGCGCTGGGTCTGGAACCGGATGTCGAAGCCGTCTACCGTCTGCTCCTTGCACAGCCCGAGTGGAGTGTCCAGCAGATCGCCCAGCAGCTCGACGTGGAGTCGGGCCGGGTGCGCGCGGCCCTCGACGTCCTGGCCGAACTCCACCTCCTGCAGCGGGACACCGAGGGCAAGCAGCTCCTTCCGGTCAGCCCGGACGTGGGGCTCGGCATCCTGGTGAACCGGCACGACCTCGAACTCCGCTCCCGTCTGCGGCGGCTGGAGTCCGCCCGCGCCTCGGTGGCCGCGATAGTCGACCAGTACGGCGGGAAGAGACACGCGCCGGAGATCGTCCAGCAGCTGCACGGAGTGGAGACGGTCCGCCGCCGGCTCGAACAGCTCGCGGAGACGGCCCGTAAGGAATGCCTCTCGTTTTTTCCCGGTGGCGCCCAGCGCCCCGACACCATGGAGTCGAGTAAGCCCCTCGACCAGATGGCCCTGGAGCGCGGGGTCAGCCTCCGCACGCTCTACCAGGACAGCATCCGCAACGACCCGGACACCTACGAGTACGTGCGCTGGCTCTCCACCCTGGGCGCCGAGACCCGCACGGTCCCCACGCTCCCCATGCTGATGGTCCTCGTCGACCGCGAGGTCGCCCTGGTCCCCATCGACCCGGAGGACGGCCGGCAGGGCGCCCTGGAGATCCGCAGCCGGGGCGTGGTGGAGGTGCTGCACGTCCTGTTCACCCGGTTCTGGGACTCGGGCATGCCCTGGCACGAGCAGGACGGTCCGGACACCGTCGGCCTCTCCCGCCGGGAGCGCGAGCTGATGTACCTCCTGGCCAGCGGTCACACGGACGAGGCCATCGCCAAGAAGCTCGGGGTCTCCCTGCGCACGGTGCGCCGGACGGTCTCCGGGCTGATGGCCCGCCTGGAGGCCCGCAGCCGGTTCGAGGCGGGCGTCCTGGCCGCCCGCGCGGGCTGGCTCTCCTGA
- a CDS encoding 4'-phosphopantetheinyl transferase family protein, producing the protein MAVPAPPTSTAPPTAAVPAGPWPLRAPAPRPVPYGPLPAGLGPPRDGEPQLWVADADGRWADAEGTAPLDREESLRAGRFGSARDRHRYVVAHVLLRRLAGALLGLAPADVVISRERCGVCGRPGGRPVLPGSGVHFSLSHSASTVLLAFARAPVGVDVEATPAPGIADELAASLHPRERAELAALTAAGRDEAFLRCWTRKEAHLKGAGAGLAHGLAGHYVGTGPAPASPQGWRLWDIPVGTGQRAAVALAMAGGGPDDGPGIGSRPDVAFGSCN; encoded by the coding sequence ATGGCGGTTCCCGCCCCACCCACCTCAACCGCCCCACCCACCGCGGCGGTTCCGGCCGGCCCGTGGCCGCTCCGGGCTCCCGCCCCGCGCCCGGTCCCGTACGGACCGCTGCCCGCCGGGCTCGGACCGCCACGGGACGGTGAGCCGCAGCTCTGGGTGGCCGACGCGGACGGCCGGTGGGCGGATGCGGAGGGGACCGCCCCGCTGGACCGGGAGGAGAGCCTGCGCGCCGGGCGGTTCGGCTCGGCCCGCGACCGGCACCGGTATGTCGTCGCCCACGTCCTGCTGCGCAGACTGGCCGGTGCCCTCCTCGGGCTGGCCCCGGCCGATGTGGTCATCTCCCGTGAGCGCTGCGGGGTGTGCGGCCGGCCGGGCGGGCGGCCCGTCCTGCCCGGCTCGGGGGTGCACTTCTCCCTGTCGCACAGCGCGAGCACGGTGCTGCTCGCCTTCGCCCGGGCCCCGGTGGGTGTGGACGTCGAGGCCACGCCGGCCCCGGGCATCGCCGACGAGCTGGCGGCCTCGCTCCACCCCCGGGAACGCGCCGAGCTGGCCGCCCTGACGGCGGCCGGGCGGGACGAGGCCTTCCTGCGCTGCTGGACACGGAAGGAGGCCCACCTCAAGGGTGCGGGCGCGGGCCTGGCACACGGTCTGGCCGGGCACTACGTGGGCACCGGACCCGCGCCGGCCTCTCCGCAGGGCTGGCGGCTTTGGGACATCCCTGTCGGTACCGGACAGCGCGCGGCCGTCGCGCTCGCCATGGCCGGGGGCGGACCGGACGACGGGCCGGGGATCGGGTCTCGGCCGGATGTGGCGTTCGGTTCATGCAACTGA
- a CDS encoding nitroreductase, which translates to MTAVLTRRSEQVLTGPAPGDEEFTYLLQGASSAPDHGRLRPWRWVLLRGEDSDLLGDCLAEESGADAAQAEQLRAKLRRAPLVAALVFSPRGERIPEWEQIAAASCMSYSLMLLLHARGYGSIWRTGRLVRSEAAAELLGLGAGEKLLGSLDIGTALPSTARNRRPPEEVSTRVTRFSDLRTPRVAATAGNRSAA; encoded by the coding sequence ATGACGGCAGTTCTCACCCGGCGCAGCGAGCAGGTCCTCACCGGGCCCGCCCCCGGCGACGAGGAGTTCACCTATCTCCTTCAGGGCGCCAGCTCCGCGCCCGACCACGGCCGGCTCCGCCCGTGGCGCTGGGTCCTGCTGCGCGGTGAGGACTCCGACCTGCTCGGGGACTGCCTGGCCGAGGAGTCCGGCGCCGACGCCGCCCAGGCCGAGCAGCTGCGGGCCAAGCTCCGCCGGGCCCCGCTCGTCGCCGCGCTCGTCTTCTCCCCGCGCGGCGAGCGCATCCCCGAGTGGGAGCAGATCGCGGCGGCCTCCTGCATGTCGTACTCCCTGATGCTGCTGCTCCACGCCCGCGGCTACGGGAGCATCTGGCGCACCGGGCGGCTGGTCCGCAGCGAGGCCGCCGCCGAACTGCTGGGACTGGGCGCCGGGGAGAAGCTGCTCGGCTCGCTGGACATCGGCACGGCGCTCCCCTCGACCGCCCGCAACCGGCGTCCGCCGGAGGAGGTCTCCACCCGCGTCACCCGCTTCTCCGACCTCCGCACCCCCCGGGTCGCTGCGACGGCGGGCAACCGCAGCGCGGCCTAG